A single region of the Variovorax paradoxus genome encodes:
- a CDS encoding VOC family protein, with the protein MPTIAHTAPPPAPPVRGLHHFAWRCRDSEETRRFYEDLLGLPLAHVIKSDHVPSTGEYCPYVHIFFQMRDGSYIAFFDLGDDIAALPSPNTPAWVNHIALRVDSVDDLLAAKARLESAGVEVLGVTDHHIIESIYFFDPNGIRVELTTPTVPQAEMEAHARRARADLDAWTARKAELRVARGTADV; encoded by the coding sequence ATGCCGACGATTGCCCACACGGCGCCCCCACCCGCACCGCCAGTGCGCGGACTGCACCACTTTGCCTGGCGCTGCCGCGACAGCGAGGAAACCCGCCGCTTCTACGAAGACCTGCTGGGCCTGCCGCTCGCGCACGTGATCAAGAGCGACCACGTGCCGAGCACGGGCGAGTACTGCCCCTATGTGCACATCTTTTTCCAGATGCGCGACGGCTCTTACATCGCTTTTTTCGACCTGGGGGACGACATTGCCGCGCTGCCTTCGCCCAACACGCCCGCATGGGTGAACCACATCGCGCTGCGGGTGGATTCGGTGGACGACCTGCTCGCCGCCAAGGCGCGGCTGGAGAGCGCCGGCGTTGAAGTGCTGGGCGTGACCGACCACCACATCATCGAATCGATCTACTTCTTCGACCCCAATGGCATTCGCGTGGAACTGACCACGCCGACCGTGCCGCAGGCCGAGATGGAAGCGCATGCGCGGCGCGCTCGCGCGGACCTGGATGCGTGGACCGCGCGCAAGGCAGAGCTTCGCGTCGCGAGGGGCACTGCAGATGTCTGA
- a CDS encoding phosphoglycerate kinase, giving the protein MNVIRFTDLCAQGKAAGQRVFIRADLNVPQDDAGNITEDTRIRASVPCIQLALDAGAAVMVTSHLGRPTEGEFKPEDSLAPVAKRLGELLGREVPVVANWVDGVDVKPGQVVLLENCRVNKGEKKNDEALARKLAALTDIYVNDAFGTAHRAEATTYGIAQFAKVAAAGPLLAAELDAISKALALPKRPLVAIVAGSKVSTKLTILKSLSANVDQLIVGGGIANTFMLAAGLKIGKSLAEPDLVDQAKEVIESMRARGADVPIPVDVVTAKTFAADAPATVKDASDVADDDLILDIGPKTAAQLAAQLREAGTIVWNGPVGVFEFDAFAGGTKAIAQAIAESSAFSIAGGGDTLAAIAKYGIEKQVGYISTGGGAFLEVLEGKTLPAFEILAKRAAG; this is encoded by the coding sequence ATGAACGTCATTCGATTCACCGACCTCTGCGCGCAGGGCAAGGCCGCCGGCCAGCGCGTCTTCATCCGTGCCGACCTCAACGTGCCGCAGGACGACGCAGGCAACATCACCGAAGACACGCGCATCCGCGCCTCGGTGCCCTGCATCCAGCTGGCGCTCGACGCCGGCGCCGCCGTCATGGTCACCTCCCACCTCGGCCGTCCGACCGAAGGCGAGTTCAAGCCCGAAGATTCGCTTGCCCCCGTGGCCAAGCGCCTGGGCGAACTGCTGGGCCGCGAGGTTCCGGTGGTGGCCAACTGGGTCGACGGTGTCGACGTGAAGCCGGGCCAGGTCGTGCTGCTGGAGAACTGCCGCGTCAACAAGGGCGAGAAGAAGAACGACGAGGCGCTGGCACGCAAGCTGGCCGCGCTCACCGACATCTACGTGAACGATGCCTTCGGCACCGCTCACCGCGCCGAAGCCACCACCTACGGCATTGCGCAGTTTGCGAAGGTGGCCGCGGCCGGCCCGCTGCTGGCGGCCGAGCTCGACGCCATTTCCAAGGCGTTGGCGTTGCCCAAGCGCCCGCTGGTGGCCATCGTGGCGGGTTCCAAGGTGAGCACCAAGCTCACCATCCTCAAGAGCCTGTCGGCCAACGTCGACCAGCTGATCGTCGGCGGCGGCATCGCCAACACCTTCATGCTCGCGGCCGGCCTCAAGATCGGCAAGTCGCTGGCGGAGCCCGACTTGGTAGACCAGGCCAAGGAAGTGATCGAATCCATGCGCGCGCGCGGCGCCGATGTGCCGATACCGGTGGACGTGGTCACCGCCAAGACCTTTGCGGCCGACGCGCCCGCCACGGTGAAAGACGCGAGCGACGTGGCCGACGACGACCTGATCCTGGACATCGGCCCCAAGACGGCGGCGCAGCTCGCCGCGCAGCTGCGCGAAGCCGGCACCATCGTCTGGAACGGCCCGGTGGGCGTGTTCGAGTTCGATGCCTTCGCGGGCGGCACCAAGGCCATTGCGCAGGCCATTGCCGAAAGCAGCGCCTTCTCGATTGCCGGCGGCGGCGACACGCTCGCGGCCATTGCCAAGTACGGCATCGAAAAGCAGGTCGGCTACATCTCGACCGGCGGCGGCGCCTTCCTCGAGGTGCTCGAGGGCAAGACGCTGCCGGCGTTCGAAATCCTTGCCAAGCGTGCTGCCGGCTGA
- a CDS encoding LysR family transcriptional regulator yields the protein MNLTLRQLRAFAAVAETGGFTAAAQQLHLTQSALSVLVRELEREMGVKLLDRHTRRVQLSEAGREFLPSVHRLLGDLTSAVAGVTDLRDKKKGVLRLAAPQLMACTLMPRVIALYREAYPDVDVRLADTLPEHLLAGVAAGDVELAVGQDVAVDAAVDRRTLLRDRHWLICPPEHPFARRRKVRWHELGPYTFIAPTRDFRQRVLPELAPAERDYMLRPGTQEVSYMTTALGMVASGLGLTVCPTYSAPLVRAHGLQMVRLESPDFHREVCIYSAARRTLSPAAASFVEVLERFARAQPKG from the coding sequence ATGAATCTGACCCTGCGCCAATTGCGCGCCTTTGCCGCAGTGGCCGAAACCGGCGGCTTCACTGCCGCGGCGCAGCAGCTGCATCTCACGCAATCGGCGCTCAGCGTGCTGGTGCGCGAACTCGAGCGCGAAATGGGCGTGAAGCTGCTCGACCGCCATACCCGGCGGGTGCAGCTTTCCGAAGCAGGGCGCGAGTTCCTGCCCTCGGTGCACCGGCTGCTCGGCGACCTGACGAGCGCGGTGGCCGGCGTGACGGATTTGCGTGACAAGAAGAAAGGAGTGTTGCGCCTTGCAGCACCCCAGCTCATGGCCTGCACCCTGATGCCGCGGGTGATCGCGCTCTATCGCGAGGCCTACCCCGACGTCGACGTTCGGCTTGCCGACACGCTGCCCGAGCACCTGCTCGCCGGCGTTGCAGCGGGCGACGTGGAGCTTGCGGTTGGGCAAGACGTGGCCGTCGATGCAGCCGTCGACCGCCGCACGCTGCTGCGCGACAGGCACTGGCTGATCTGCCCGCCGGAGCACCCGTTCGCCAGGCGCCGCAAGGTGCGTTGGCATGAGCTCGGGCCGTACACCTTCATTGCGCCCACGCGCGACTTCCGCCAGCGCGTGCTGCCCGAGCTGGCCCCGGCGGAGCGCGACTACATGCTGCGACCGGGCACGCAGGAGGTGTCGTACATGACCACCGCGCTCGGCATGGTGGCCTCGGGGCTGGGGCTGACCGTGTGCCCGACCTATTCCGCGCCGCTGGTGCGGGCCCACGGCCTGCAGATGGTGCGGTTGGAGTCGCCTGATTTCCATCGCGAGGTGTGCATCTACAGCGCCGCACGGCGCACGCTGTCGCCCGCCGCCGCGAGCTTTGTCGAAGTCCTGGAACGCTTCGCCAGGGCGCAACCAAAGGGTTGA
- a CDS encoding alpha/beta hydrolase family protein yields MSELQLAVIDVKPGAAMESQSGLQMLRPRIYGAFRAPQGTKKIAAIVMHPTSNFMGHYLIGPLAERGICCMGLNSRYVGNDTVLLMERAIQDLGAGVQYLRAAGYEKVFLVGNSGGAALASFYQAQAENLTATHFPDGDPTHLHPGDLPPVDGLALCAAHLGRTRLMRDWIDPSVTDEHDPLSVNPELDMYDPRHRVPYEPEFLARFSAAQKARLDHIEQWCIDRLALLRGTPGAPRDQAFVVYRTHADPRCVDLSLDANDRLPGSVWGDARQVNYSANAMGRTTSLTAFLSQWSSRSQADGPTNLARTTVPKLLLTYTGDQSTFPSTRDAWMAAGGARIRNVDIVGGNHYLAGQPELVPKAADAIVEFAHAL; encoded by the coding sequence ATGTCTGAGTTGCAGCTCGCCGTCATCGACGTAAAGCCCGGCGCTGCGATGGAGAGCCAGTCGGGCCTGCAGATGCTGCGCCCACGCATCTACGGCGCCTTTCGCGCGCCGCAAGGCACCAAGAAGATCGCGGCCATCGTGATGCACCCGACCAGCAACTTCATGGGCCACTACCTCATCGGCCCGCTGGCCGAACGCGGCATCTGCTGCATGGGGCTGAACTCGCGCTACGTGGGCAACGATACGGTGCTGCTGATGGAGCGCGCCATCCAGGACCTGGGGGCCGGCGTGCAGTACCTGCGCGCGGCCGGCTACGAAAAGGTGTTCCTTGTCGGCAACTCGGGCGGGGCCGCGCTTGCGAGCTTCTACCAGGCGCAGGCCGAAAATCTCACCGCAACGCACTTTCCGGACGGCGACCCGACGCACCTGCACCCGGGCGACCTGCCGCCGGTCGATGGCCTTGCGCTGTGCGCTGCTCACCTGGGCCGCACTCGGTTGATGCGCGACTGGATCGACCCCTCGGTCACCGACGAGCACGATCCGCTCTCGGTAAACCCCGAACTCGACATGTACGACCCGCGCCACCGCGTGCCCTACGAGCCCGAATTTCTCGCCCGCTTCAGCGCAGCCCAGAAGGCCCGGCTCGACCACATCGAGCAATGGTGCATCGACCGGCTCGCGCTGCTGCGCGGCACACCGGGCGCGCCGCGCGACCAGGCCTTTGTCGTCTATCGCACGCATGCCGACCCGCGCTGCGTGGATCTTTCGCTCGATGCCAACGACCGGCTGCCGGGCAGCGTGTGGGGCGATGCGCGGCAGGTGAACTACTCGGCCAACGCGATGGGGCGCACCACCTCGCTTACGGCGTTTCTTTCGCAGTGGTCTTCGCGTTCGCAGGCGGACGGGCCCACCAACCTTGCGCGCACCACCGTGCCCAAGCTGCTGCTCACCTACACGGGCGACCAGTCGACTTTTCCGAGCACACGGGATGCGTGGATGGCCGCCGGCGGTGCGCGCATCCGCAATGTCGACATCGTCGGCGGCAACCACTATCTCGCGGGGCAGCCTGAACTGGTGCCGAAGGCGGCGGACGCGATCGTCGAATTTGCCCACGCGCTGTAG
- a CDS encoding FAD-dependent oxidoreductase, translating into METFAFAPAYELPSWPFTPPPELGETKIVRHPIVIVGAGPSGLTLACDLAQRGVRAVLLDEDDTVGVRGASSRGICYAQKSLEIFERLGIYERMAAKGITWSFGRTFSGEQEVYNFNLQANSVSRQPPFINLQQFYVEWFLVERILELGLTEVRWKNRVASVEQLHDGVRIEVETPDGRYTIEADRLIDATGANSPIRTQLGIDAHSSRSTDRWCISDVRFKKPLPTERWTWVDAPFNEGRGVWQHLMADGVWRIDYQMPEDCDTSYISKPEVAGARLREQLGPGVEFEFVWIGPYGYRDHLLDSFRHGNVFFIGDAAHVVSPFGARGGNSGIQDAANLGWKLALVAHGQASDALLDSYDAERQPAAQENLRVTSRSARFLAPLSPAEHTLRRAVVSLAARHPFARALVNTGRMSVANDYPSAPQLPEGGRSVQNLPLRWADGSETTLMQLLADGTQCIGLWLAPTRAEVEAAMEGTASLPLRLLAIGGDSGLPTLQPDERLTNHLGLRDAGSLVLVRPDAYRAATLPHATPEAIADALRTALARNTTS; encoded by the coding sequence ATGGAAACCTTTGCATTTGCGCCGGCCTACGAGCTGCCGAGCTGGCCTTTCACGCCACCGCCCGAGCTGGGCGAGACAAAGATCGTTCGCCATCCGATCGTGATCGTCGGTGCCGGACCTTCGGGACTCACGCTGGCCTGCGACCTGGCACAACGCGGCGTGCGCGCCGTGCTGCTCGACGAGGACGACACCGTCGGCGTGCGCGGCGCCTCGTCGCGCGGCATCTGCTACGCGCAAAAGAGCCTCGAGATCTTCGAGCGCCTGGGCATCTACGAGCGCATGGCGGCCAAGGGCATCACCTGGTCTTTCGGGCGTACCTTCTCGGGCGAGCAGGAGGTGTACAACTTCAACCTGCAGGCGAACAGCGTCTCCAGGCAGCCGCCGTTCATCAACCTGCAGCAGTTCTACGTCGAATGGTTCCTGGTCGAGCGCATCCTCGAACTCGGGCTGACCGAAGTGCGCTGGAAGAACCGCGTGGCCAGCGTCGAGCAGTTGCACGACGGCGTGCGCATCGAGGTCGAAACGCCTGACGGCCGCTACACCATCGAGGCCGACCGGCTGATCGACGCCACCGGCGCCAACAGCCCGATCCGCACGCAGCTGGGCATCGATGCGCACTCGTCGCGCAGCACTGACCGCTGGTGCATCAGCGACGTGCGCTTCAAGAAGCCGCTGCCTACAGAGCGCTGGACGTGGGTCGACGCGCCCTTCAACGAAGGCCGCGGCGTGTGGCAGCACCTGATGGCCGACGGCGTGTGGCGCATCGACTACCAGATGCCCGAGGACTGTGACACGAGCTACATCAGCAAGCCCGAAGTCGCGGGCGCACGGCTGCGCGAACAGCTCGGGCCGGGCGTGGAGTTCGAATTCGTGTGGATCGGGCCGTACGGCTACCGCGATCACCTGCTCGACAGCTTTCGCCACGGCAATGTGTTCTTCATCGGCGATGCCGCGCACGTGGTGAGCCCGTTCGGTGCTCGCGGCGGCAACAGCGGCATCCAGGATGCGGCGAACCTCGGCTGGAAACTGGCGCTCGTTGCGCACGGGCAGGCGAGTGACGCGCTGCTCGACAGCTACGACGCCGAGCGCCAGCCCGCCGCGCAAGAGAACCTGCGGGTGACGAGCCGCTCGGCGCGCTTTCTCGCACCGCTTTCGCCGGCCGAGCACACGCTGCGCCGCGCCGTGGTGTCGTTGGCCGCGCGCCATCCGTTTGCGCGAGCGCTGGTGAACACGGGCCGCATGTCGGTTGCGAACGACTATCCATCCGCGCCGCAGTTGCCCGAAGGCGGGCGCAGCGTACAGAACCTGCCGCTGCGCTGGGCCGACGGAAGCGAAACAACGCTGATGCAGCTGCTGGCCGACGGCACCCAGTGCATCGGCCTGTGGCTGGCGCCGACACGCGCCGAGGTGGAGGCGGCGATGGAAGGGACGGCGTCGCTTCCGCTCCGCCTGCTGGCCATCGGCGGCGACAGTGGCTTGCCGACACTGCAACCCGACGAACGGCTCACGAACCACCTGGGCCTGCGTGACGCGGGCAGCCTCGTGCTCGTGCGCCCCGATGCCTACCGCGCCGCGACGCTGCCGCACGCCACGCCCGAAGCCATCGCCGATGCGCTGCGCACGGCGCTCGCCCGGAACACCACCTCATGA